In one Sulfitobacter sp. LCG007 genomic region, the following are encoded:
- a CDS encoding acyl-CoA dehydrogenase family protein: MAHDGRDVSLQGEWAIDDLVGLTGSALDPLDGLLKAAIQRTRELVTQDGRISPALLDAEQTAVHGLAWLATYIEALRQMHSWAAGLDAAGRLGETECLLLQIAFGEYLAQIRGGIPMNQGEIVRPQDLGLGAADMAALESGAADTLSRVGNSPAARARLVALMQEHSANITVGATGLDDELEMIREQFRRYAVEKIEPVAHGWHLKDELIPLEVISELAEMGVFGLTIPENLGGLGLGKASMVVVSEELSRGYIGVGSLGTRSEIAAELILCGGTDHQKSHWLPRIASGEILPTAVFTEPNTGSDLGALRTRAVKDEDGNYRITGNKTWITHAARTHVMTLLARTDPETADYRGLSMFLAEKEPGTETDPFPTPGMTGGEIEVLGYRGMKEYELAFDGFEVKRENLLGGEEGKGFKQLMETFESARIQTAARAVGVAQSALDVALQYARDRKQFGRALVDFPRVSSKLAMMAVEIMIARQLTYFSAREKDQGHRCDLEAGMAKLLGARVAWAAADNGLQIHGGNGFALEYRISRLLCDARILNIFEGAGEIQAQVIARRLLG; the protein is encoded by the coding sequence ATGGCGCATGATGGACGCGATGTTTCCCTGCAGGGCGAGTGGGCAATCGACGATCTTGTCGGGCTCACCGGCTCGGCCCTTGACCCTCTCGACGGTTTGCTGAAAGCCGCGATCCAGCGCACGAGGGAACTGGTGACGCAAGACGGGCGCATCAGCCCGGCGTTGCTGGATGCAGAGCAAACCGCGGTCCACGGGCTTGCCTGGCTTGCCACATATATCGAAGCGCTGCGGCAGATGCACTCCTGGGCTGCCGGGCTTGATGCGGCCGGGCGGCTGGGTGAAACCGAGTGCCTTCTGCTGCAGATCGCGTTCGGTGAGTATCTCGCGCAGATCCGCGGCGGCATTCCGATGAATCAGGGAGAGATCGTCCGCCCGCAGGATCTCGGGCTTGGAGCCGCGGACATGGCGGCGCTTGAAAGCGGCGCCGCGGACACCCTTTCGAGGGTCGGTAACAGCCCCGCGGCGCGCGCGCGGCTCGTGGCGCTGATGCAGGAGCATTCCGCGAATATCACCGTCGGCGCCACGGGGCTTGATGACGAACTCGAGATGATCCGCGAGCAGTTCCGCCGCTATGCGGTCGAAAAGATAGAGCCCGTTGCCCATGGCTGGCACCTGAAGGACGAACTGATCCCCCTCGAAGTCATCTCCGAACTGGCCGAAATGGGGGTCTTCGGCCTGACGATCCCCGAAAACCTCGGCGGTCTGGGTCTTGGAAAGGCGTCGATGGTCGTCGTCTCCGAGGAACTTTCACGCGGCTACATCGGGGTCGGCAGCCTCGGGACACGCTCGGAGATAGCGGCCGAGCTGATACTCTGCGGCGGCACGGACCACCAGAAAAGCCACTGGTTGCCGCGCATCGCAAGTGGAGAGATCCTGCCCACGGCGGTCTTCACCGAGCCCAACACCGGGTCCGACCTTGGCGCCCTGCGCACGCGCGCGGTGAAGGACGAAGACGGAAACTACAGGATAACGGGCAACAAGACCTGGATAACCCATGCCGCGCGCACCCATGTCATGACGCTGCTGGCTCGTACCGACCCGGAGACGGCCGACTACAGGGGCCTGTCGATGTTTCTCGCCGAGAAGGAGCCCGGCACAGAGACCGATCCATTTCCAACGCCAGGGATGACGGGCGGCGAGATCGAGGTGCTGGGCTACCGGGGCATGAAGGAATACGAGCTGGCCTTCGACGGCTTCGAGGTCAAGCGCGAGAACCTTCTCGGCGGCGAGGAGGGCAAGGGCTTCAAGCAGCTCATGGAGACCTTCGAGAGCGCCCGGATCCAGACCGCCGCACGGGCCGTCGGCGTCGCCCAGTCGGCGCTGGATGTCGCGCTGCAATATGCACGGGACCGCAAGCAGTTCGGACGTGCCCTTGTCGACTTCCCCCGGGTTTCCTCGAAGCTCGCCATGATGGCGGTCGAGATCATGATCGCCCGCCAGCTTACATACTTCAGCGCGCGCGAGAAGGACCAGGGTCATCGCTGCGATCTGGAAGCGGGCATGGCAAAGCTCCTCGGGGCGCGCGTGGCGTGGGCTGCTGCGGACAATGGCTTGCAGATCCACGGCGGCAACGGCTTCGCGCTGGAGTACAGGATCAGCCGCCTGCTCTGCGACGCGCGGATCCTGAACATCTTCGAGGGCGCGGGCGAGATACAGGCCCAGGTGATCGCAAGACGCCTGCTTGGCTGA
- a CDS encoding sulfite exporter TauE/SafE family protein, which produces MENFFTLMTPLAFAVACGIAVVAGIVKGTVGFAMPMVLISGLTVFLPPEIALAGLILPTVVTNLMQALRQGIGPAWDTVRKFRVFLLCGLVTLLISAQLVRLLSADLLLMLIGVPIVLFALLRLSGRQFEMARQIPLVEAAIGGLAGFIGGLSGVWGPPTVAYLTALGTEKHEHVRTQGVIYGLGAVALVGAHLTSGVLRAQTLPFSMALIVPAVIGMWVGTMILDRIDQRMFGRVTLLVLLLAGLNLVRRGMTG; this is translated from the coding sequence ATGGAAAACTTCTTCACCCTCATGACACCACTCGCGTTCGCTGTAGCCTGCGGTATCGCCGTGGTTGCCGGCATCGTGAAGGGTACAGTCGGATTTGCCATGCCCATGGTGTTGATATCGGGGCTGACGGTTTTCCTGCCGCCCGAAATCGCGCTTGCGGGCCTGATCCTGCCGACCGTGGTGACAAACCTCATGCAGGCGCTTCGCCAAGGCATCGGGCCGGCCTGGGACACGGTCCGCAAGTTCCGCGTATTTCTTCTGTGCGGTCTCGTCACCCTGCTGATCTCGGCGCAATTGGTCCGGCTGCTGTCTGCGGACCTGCTGCTGATGCTGATCGGCGTGCCGATCGTCCTCTTCGCGCTGTTGCGGCTCAGCGGCCGTCAGTTCGAGATGGCTCGCCAGATCCCCTTGGTCGAAGCCGCCATCGGCGGCCTCGCCGGGTTCATCGGCGGGCTTTCAGGCGTATGGGGCCCTCCGACCGTCGCCTACCTGACGGCGCTTGGTACCGAGAAGCACGAGCATGTCAGAACCCAGGGCGTGATCTACGGCCTTGGGGCCGTGGCGCTGGTCGGCGCGCACCTGACATCCGGGGTCCTGCGCGCGCAAACCCTGCCCTTCTCGATGGCTCTGATCGTCCCGGCCGTGATCGGAATGTGGGTAGGCACTATGATCCTTGACCGGATCGACCAGAGGATGTTCGGACGGGTGACGCTGCTGGTACTGCTTCTCGCCGGCCTCAACCTCGTCCGCCGCGGTATGACGGGCTAG
- a CDS encoding helix-turn-helix domain-containing protein, with amino-acid sequence MSHPVDVHVGKKLKQIRTMRRLSQTDVARQLNLSFQQIQKYEIGSNRIAASRLYELSEILGVPTAYFFEGLESKEETEVRDPGLEIVAALSSIRDDRVKSRIVTFIEDVSGVTVARQN; translated from the coding sequence ATGTCGCATCCCGTAGATGTTCACGTCGGTAAGAAACTCAAGCAAATCAGGACCATGCGCCGCCTGTCCCAGACAGACGTGGCGAGGCAGCTGAACCTGTCCTTCCAGCAGATCCAGAAGTACGAAATCGGCTCCAACCGGATTGCCGCCAGCCGTCTCTACGAACTGTCCGAGATCCTCGGCGTCCCGACGGCCTATTTCTTCGAGGGGCTCGAATCGAAGGAAGAGACCGAGGTGCGTGATCCCGGCCTCGAAATCGTGGCGGCGCTTTCCTCGATCCGGGACGACAGGGTCAAATCGCGGATCGTGACCTTCATCGAGGATGTGTCGGGCGTGACCGTCGCGCGGCAGAACTAG
- a CDS encoding LysR family transcriptional regulator encodes MNKIIDNTVDASYVSKSAESHGLLHEMIRSFTTLARTLNLSHAVKELGSTRQTVRRHISQLEEAKGTALFTVEDRQYRLTAAGEQALPEALNILALGNSWLSGKITNYSGLPQVRTQLPDGWKFWQQQRPISDIWSSSRPLLREAVRAWANAGGSLEDPALQHVRPYFIVFRDTPTGWICVELGDDCSYVSWFGWSNARSSIGRNLGQMPGGDDFGRLVNMAHEEVHQNHGIRLDHIHTMMPREEGGPMLPISYQRLLMGGRFPDGSFALLSVVDRCYELRIEGLEDSEIRSMPEELVMEVDENALKFGC; translated from the coding sequence ATGAACAAGATCATCGATAACACGGTAGACGCTTCGTACGTCAGCAAGAGCGCGGAATCGCATGGTCTGCTCCATGAGATGATCCGATCGTTCACGACGCTCGCCCGGACGTTGAACCTGAGCCATGCGGTGAAGGAGCTGGGCAGCACGCGCCAGACCGTGCGCCGGCACATCAGCCAGCTTGAAGAGGCCAAGGGGACTGCGCTCTTCACCGTCGAGGATCGCCAATACAGATTGACTGCTGCGGGCGAGCAGGCGCTGCCCGAGGCCCTTAACATTCTCGCGCTCGGGAACTCGTGGCTCAGCGGCAAGATCACCAACTACAGTGGTCTGCCACAGGTAAGGACGCAGCTTCCTGACGGCTGGAAGTTCTGGCAGCAGCAACGTCCGATATCGGATATCTGGAGTTCCTCACGCCCGTTGCTGCGGGAAGCCGTGCGCGCCTGGGCGAACGCCGGTGGATCGCTGGAGGATCCGGCACTTCAGCACGTGCGCCCCTATTTCATCGTTTTCAGGGATACACCCACCGGTTGGATCTGCGTCGAGCTGGGTGATGATTGTTCGTATGTGTCATGGTTCGGCTGGTCAAACGCGCGCAGCAGCATCGGCCGCAATCTGGGCCAGATGCCTGGGGGCGACGATTTCGGACGTCTGGTCAACATGGCCCATGAAGAGGTCCACCAGAATCATGGGATCAGGCTTGATCACATACATACCATGATGCCGCGTGAAGAAGGCGGGCCGATGCTGCCGATCAGCTACCAGAGATTGCTCATGGGGGGGCGCTTCCCCGATGGGTCCTTTGCGTTGCTGTCGGTCGTGGACCGTTGCTACGAGTTGCGGATCGAAGGTCTGGAAGACAGCGAAATTCGCAGCATGCCGGAGGAACTTGTCATGGAGGTGGACGAGAATGCGTTAAAGTTCGGGTGTTAA
- a CDS encoding phosphoenolpyruvate carboxykinase — protein sequence MTIGRVNKSFRLEHQGITGLGTVHYNLIEPNLIEEALKRGEGTLGKGGAFLVSTGKFTGRSPKDKHVVKTDSVAETIWWENNAAMSPEGFDALHSDMLAHMQGKDYFVQDLVGGADPKHAINVRVVTELAWHGLFIRHMLRRPDREDLDEFVADFTVINCPSFRADPSRHDCRSETVIAMNFDRKLILIGGTEYAGENKKSVFTLLNYLLPEKGVMPMHCSANHASGNPVDAAVFFGLSGTGKTTLSADPARTLIGDDEHGWSDTGTFNFEGGCYAKTISLSQEAEPEIYATTKKFATVIENMVFDPETKELDFEDDSLTANMRCAYPLHYISNASKSAVGGHPKNIIMLTCDAFGVLPPIARLSPAQAMYHFLSGFTSKVAGTERGVTEPEPTFSTCFGAPFMPRRPEVYGNLLRAKIATHGATCWLVNTGWTGGAYGTGSRMPIKATRALLSAALDGSLSEGSFRKDANFGFEVPVNVEGVPNILLDPRRTWDDPESYDRQAQKLVQMFSDNFEKYLPYIDDDVKAAAIG from the coding sequence ATGACGATTGGACGGGTCAACAAGAGCTTTCGCCTCGAACACCAGGGCATCACCGGGCTGGGAACTGTCCACTACAATCTGATTGAACCGAACCTGATCGAGGAGGCCCTGAAGCGCGGCGAGGGAACGCTCGGCAAGGGCGGCGCCTTTCTCGTGTCGACCGGAAAGTTCACCGGCCGCTCGCCCAAGGACAAGCATGTGGTCAAGACGGACAGTGTCGCCGAAACCATCTGGTGGGAAAACAATGCCGCCATGTCGCCCGAGGGTTTCGACGCGCTGCATTCGGACATGCTCGCGCACATGCAGGGCAAGGATTATTTCGTTCAGGACCTTGTCGGCGGGGCGGACCCCAAGCACGCCATCAACGTCCGCGTCGTGACCGAGCTGGCCTGGCATGGGCTTTTCATCCGCCATATGCTGCGCCGTCCCGATCGCGAGGACCTTGACGAGTTCGTGGCTGATTTCACGGTCATCAACTGCCCGAGCTTCCGCGCGGATCCGTCACGGCACGATTGCCGGTCCGAAACCGTCATCGCGATGAATTTCGACCGCAAGCTGATCCTGATCGGCGGGACCGAGTACGCCGGCGAGAACAAGAAATCCGTATTTACCCTTCTCAACTACCTGCTGCCGGAAAAGGGCGTGATGCCGATGCACTGCTCGGCGAACCATGCCAGCGGCAATCCGGTGGACGCGGCGGTTTTCTTCGGGCTTTCGGGCACCGGCAAGACCACGCTCTCGGCAGATCCCGCCCGGACGCTGATCGGCGATGACGAACATGGCTGGTCCGATACCGGCACCTTCAACTTCGAAGGCGGCTGCTATGCCAAGACGATCAGCCTGAGCCAGGAAGCAGAGCCGGAGATCTACGCCACCACGAAGAAGTTCGCGACCGTGATCGAGAACATGGTGTTCGATCCCGAGACCAAGGAGCTCGATTTCGAAGACGACAGCCTGACGGCGAACATGCGCTGCGCCTATCCCCTGCACTACATCTCGAACGCGTCCAAATCCGCCGTCGGCGGACATCCCAAGAACATCATCATGCTGACCTGCGATGCGTTCGGCGTTCTGCCTCCCATCGCACGGCTGAGCCCAGCGCAGGCCATGTATCACTTCCTGTCCGGCTTCACATCCAAGGTCGCGGGGACCGAACGCGGCGTCACCGAACCGGAACCGACGTTCTCGACCTGCTTCGGCGCGCCCTTCATGCCGCGTCGGCCGGAAGTCTACGGCAATCTGCTGCGCGCCAAGATCGCGACCCATGGCGCGACCTGCTGGCTGGTGAACACCGGCTGGACCGGAGGTGCCTACGGCACAGGAAGCCGCATGCCCATCAAGGCGACACGGGCACTGCTCTCGGCCGCGCTCGACGGGTCGCTTTCGGAAGGCTCGTTCCGGAAAGACGCAAACTTCGGTTTCGAGGTTCCGGTAAATGTCGAGGGCGTCCCCAACATCCTGCTCGATCCCCGTCGGACCTGGGACGACCCGGAATCATATGACCGCCAGGCCCAGAAACTGGTCCAGATGTTCTCGGACAACTTCGAGAAATACCTGCCCTACATCGACGATGACGTTAAGGCTGCCGCGATCGGGTGA
- a CDS encoding response regulator transcription factor: MSKIALVDDDRNILTSVSMTLEAEGFEVETYNDGQSALDAFNKKMPDMAVLDIKMPRMDGMDLLQRLRQKSSMPVIFLTSKDDEIDEVLGLRMGADDYVKKPFSQRLLVERIRALLRRQEAVSGEVVPEGEDTKVMERGNLRMDPLRHAVSWKGNDVSLTVTEFLLLQALAQRPGFVKSRDQLMDVAYDDQVYVDDRTIDSHIKRLRKKMRTADDEFSAIETLYGIGYRYNEE; the protein is encoded by the coding sequence ATGTCCAAGATCGCGCTTGTGGACGATGACAGGAATATCCTGACGTCGGTATCGATGACCCTCGAGGCCGAAGGTTTCGAAGTCGAGACCTATAACGATGGCCAGTCCGCGTTGGACGCTTTCAACAAGAAGATGCCCGACATGGCGGTGCTCGACATCAAGATGCCGCGGATGGACGGGATGGACCTGCTGCAGCGGCTGCGTCAGAAAAGTTCGATGCCGGTCATCTTCCTGACGTCCAAGGACGACGAGATCGACGAGGTTCTCGGCCTGCGCATGGGCGCGGACGACTATGTGAAGAAACCCTTCTCGCAGCGGCTTCTGGTCGAGCGCATCCGGGCGCTGCTGCGGCGGCAGGAGGCGGTTTCCGGCGAGGTCGTCCCCGAGGGCGAGGACACGAAGGTTATGGAGCGCGGCAACCTGCGCATGGACCCGCTGCGCCATGCGGTCAGCTGGAAAGGCAACGACGTCTCGCTGACGGTGACCGAGTTCCTGCTGCTTCAGGCACTTGCCCAGCGTCCCGGCTTCGTCAAGTCACGCGACCAGCTTATGGATGTGGCCTATGACGACCAGGTCTATGTGGACGACCGTACGATCGACAGCCACATCAAGCGCCTCCGCAAGAAGATGCGGACCGCGGATGACGAGTTCTCGGCGATTGAGACACTCTACGGCATCGGATACAGGTATAACGAAGAGTAG
- a CDS encoding sensor N-terminal transmembrane domain-containing protein, which produces MTNIRRDGDVVLGEDWVAPESAAAGEMRVNRERRGLLSLRSSPIARKIITFNLIALNILAAGILYLNSSRNSLAVQRAASLVSEAELIADVIEAQFDAREVGTSRRAEPVNITRTLAGLDLRTGIEVFVFDQNQQLVANTEGRLVPEGDHANPGGRALITDALAWIWSKVSAPFAPRHTGDAVSLADKLAPMIAGSLRDGTQIKNEIDAAGGALFTVVTPIVHAGQAVGVVAVATAAGEIDNLVRAEREQVLQMFVIATLVSVALSLVLASTIANPLADLAAAAELGRDKNARKMNPGRIRIPDLTARPDEIGRLSGALRGMVSALYNRIEGNEQFAADVAHEIKNPLASLRSAVGTLRRVKREDQREKLLDVIDHDVRRLDRLVSDISNASRLDSELVKEEEEPFNVLTMLRSLGEHLGADAKSRGIDFITDLPDEPIIVYGLEARLAQVFVNLITNAVSFCEDGDAIRVWARKKKHRVLIVVEDTGPGIPDEALSKIFKRFYSQRPEEHFGNNSGLGLSISKQIVEAHGGVIWAENIRPTEADVTSDPLGARFIVGLPV; this is translated from the coding sequence ATGACAAACATTCGCCGGGACGGCGACGTCGTCCTTGGCGAGGACTGGGTGGCGCCTGAAAGCGCAGCCGCCGGCGAAATGCGGGTAAATCGCGAGCGCAGGGGCCTTCTTTCCCTTCGCTCCTCTCCCATAGCGCGAAAGATCATCACGTTCAACCTGATTGCGTTGAACATCCTCGCAGCCGGCATCCTTTATCTCAATTCGTCGCGCAACAGCCTCGCGGTTCAGCGCGCGGCATCGCTCGTGTCCGAGGCGGAACTGATCGCCGATGTGATCGAAGCGCAATTCGATGCGCGCGAAGTCGGAACCTCGCGCCGTGCGGAACCGGTGAATATCACGCGCACGCTGGCCGGGCTCGATCTCAGGACCGGCATAGAGGTGTTCGTTTTCGATCAGAACCAGCAGCTGGTCGCGAACACCGAGGGACGCCTCGTGCCAGAGGGCGACCATGCCAATCCGGGAGGCAGGGCCCTGATAACGGACGCGCTGGCCTGGATCTGGTCGAAGGTATCGGCGCCCTTTGCCCCAAGGCACACCGGGGATGCAGTATCGCTCGCCGACAAGCTCGCGCCGATGATCGCCGGCAGCCTGCGCGACGGGACGCAGATAAAGAACGAGATAGATGCTGCGGGAGGCGCCCTTTTCACGGTCGTCACGCCAATCGTCCACGCCGGGCAGGCGGTCGGTGTGGTGGCGGTCGCGACCGCCGCCGGCGAGATCGACAATCTCGTCCGGGCCGAGCGCGAGCAGGTCCTGCAGATGTTCGTGATCGCGACGCTCGTGTCCGTCGCCCTCAGCCTCGTTCTGGCGTCGACCATCGCGAACCCGCTGGCCGATCTCGCCGCCGCCGCCGAACTGGGCCGGGACAAGAACGCCCGCAAGATGAATCCCGGCAGGATACGGATCCCGGATCTGACGGCGCGTCCGGACGAGATAGGGCGGCTGAGCGGCGCACTTCGGGGAATGGTTTCCGCGCTCTACAACCGCATCGAGGGCAACGAACAGTTCGCCGCGGATGTGGCGCACGAGATCAAGAATCCGCTCGCCTCGCTGCGTTCCGCCGTGGGGACCCTGCGCCGCGTCAAGCGCGAGGACCAGCGCGAAAAGCTGCTCGATGTGATCGACCATGACGTTCGCAGGCTCGACCGGCTGGTGAGCGACATCTCGAACGCGTCCAGGCTGGACAGTGAACTGGTCAAGGAAGAGGAAGAACCCTTCAACGTCCTGACCATGCTCCGGAGCCTGGGCGAGCATCTCGGCGCGGATGCGAAGTCGCGCGGGATCGACTTCATCACCGACCTTCCGGACGAGCCCATCATCGTATACGGGCTGGAAGCGCGTCTGGCGCAGGTATTCGTCAACCTGATCACCAACGCGGTGTCCTTCTGCGAGGACGGTGACGCGATCCGTGTCTGGGCCCGCAAGAAGAAGCACCGGGTGCTGATCGTGGTCGAGGATACGGGGCCGGGGATCCCGGACGAGGCCTTGTCGAAGATCTTCAAGCGCTTCTATTCGCAACGACCCGAAGAGCATTTCGGAAACAATTCCGGCCTCGGACTGTCGATCTCCAAGCAGATCGTCGAGGCCCACGGCGGCGTGATCTGGGCAGAGAACATCCGCCCGACCGAGGCCGATGTCACCTCCGATCCACTTGGCGCACGCTTCATCGTGGGCCTTCCGGTCTGA
- a CDS encoding HPr kinase/phosphorylase, whose protein sequence is MSPQDRHDTDRDGPLHASCVSLEGRGVLILGASGSGKSALALQLMALGARLVSDDRTLVEPRDGRLIASAPERIRGLIEARGVALLNAETAGPIALWLAIDLDRVETERLPPRRFCEINGISIPMLHNVEAGYFPAAILQYLKAGTSETS, encoded by the coding sequence ATGTCCCCGCAGGACCGCCACGACACCGACCGCGACGGCCCGCTCCATGCAAGCTGCGTGTCGCTGGAAGGGCGGGGGGTGCTGATCCTGGGCGCTTCCGGCAGCGGCAAGTCGGCCCTGGCGCTTCAGCTCATGGCATTAGGAGCGCGGCTGGTTTCGGACGACCGCACGCTGGTGGAGCCGCGTGACGGAAGGCTCATCGCTTCCGCGCCGGAGCGCATTCGCGGGCTGATCGAGGCGCGGGGGGTGGCGCTGCTCAATGCCGAGACCGCGGGCCCAATCGCGCTCTGGCTTGCGATCGATCTGGACCGGGTCGAGACTGAACGGTTGCCACCCCGACGCTTCTGCGAAATCAACGGAATCTCGATACCCATGCTTCACAATGTCGAGGCGGGCTATTTTCCCGCGGCAATACTGCAGTATCTCAAGGCTGGAACAAGCGAAACGTCATGA
- the rapZ gene encoding RNase adapter RapZ, which translates to MIGQDESARRLVFVTGPSGAGRSSALKVLEDAGFEAIDNMPLRLIGALMDGSGPDRPLALGIDPRNRDFSTNAVTDALGRMTAIPGLAPELLYLDCRTDVLLRRYSETRRRHPLADGDQPLAGIRRELEMLGPLRARADVLIDTSDLNVHQLREEVEQWFAQDGEHVLSVSVQSFSYKRGLPRSVDMVYDCRFLKNPYWVPELRPLNGTDPAVSAYVRADPRFPGFAEQTLELSRFLLPAYREEGKAHLSIAFGCTGGQHRSVVMAELHALRLAEQGWQVSIRHRELDLRRKEGVA; encoded by the coding sequence ATGATTGGACAGGACGAATCCGCAAGACGCCTCGTCTTCGTGACCGGCCCTTCGGGAGCCGGTCGTTCGAGTGCGCTGAAGGTGCTCGAGGATGCCGGATTCGAGGCTATCGACAACATGCCTCTGCGTCTCATCGGCGCGCTGATGGACGGATCCGGCCCCGATCGCCCGCTGGCGTTGGGCATTGACCCGCGCAACCGCGATTTCTCGACGAACGCCGTCACCGACGCGCTGGGGCGCATGACCGCCATTCCCGGACTGGCGCCGGAACTGCTTTATCTCGATTGCCGGACCGACGTGCTGTTACGGCGCTATTCGGAGACGCGCCGGCGGCATCCCCTGGCCGACGGCGATCAGCCGCTTGCGGGCATCCGGCGCGAGCTCGAGATGCTGGGGCCGCTGCGGGCCAGGGCCGACGTGCTGATCGATACCAGCGACCTCAACGTCCACCAGCTTCGGGAAGAGGTGGAACAGTGGTTCGCCCAGGACGGTGAGCACGTGCTGTCGGTCTCGGTGCAGTCGTTCTCCTACAAGCGCGGACTGCCGCGCAGTGTCGACATGGTCTACGACTGCCGGTTCCTCAAGAACCCCTATTGGGTCCCCGAGCTGCGCCCGCTGAACGGAACGGACCCCGCGGTGAGCGCCTACGTCAGGGCCGATCCGCGCTTTCCGGGGTTTGCGGAGCAGACGCTCGAACTCAGCCGGTTTCTGCTTCCGGCCTATCGCGAGGAGGGAAAAGCGCATCTTTCGATCGCCTTCGGTTGTACCGGGGGGCAACATCGCTCGGTGGTCATGGCCGAACTGCACGCTTTGCGCCTTGCCGAGCAGGGCTGGCAGGTGTCAATAAGACACCGCGAGCTGGACCTCCGCCGCAAAGAGGGAGTGGCATAG
- a CDS encoding PTS sugar transporter subunit IIA, whose product MIGIVIVAHGGLAAEYLAAIEHVVGNQPGIRAISIQPDYDRPDKEREICIAADDVDQGDGVVVVTDLYGGSPSNLSLLACRPENRRILYGANLPMLIKLTKCRQKTVAEAVRAALEAGKKYIDAQNVSAEE is encoded by the coding sequence GTGATCGGGATCGTGATCGTGGCTCATGGTGGACTCGCGGCAGAATATCTGGCCGCGATCGAGCATGTCGTGGGCAATCAGCCCGGCATCCGTGCCATCTCGATCCAGCCAGACTACGACCGCCCCGACAAGGAACGCGAGATCTGCATCGCCGCGGACGATGTCGATCAGGGCGACGGCGTGGTGGTGGTCACTGACCTTTACGGCGGTTCGCCGTCGAACCTCAGTCTGCTGGCATGCCGGCCCGAGAACCGGCGCATCCTTTATGGCGCCAATCTGCCGATGCTGATAAAACTGACCAAATGTCGCCAGAAAACCGTGGCCGAAGCCGTGCGTGCGGCACTGGAAGCGGGTAAGAAGTATATCGACGCACAAAACGTCAGTGCAGAAGAATAG
- a CDS encoding HPr family phosphocarrier protein, translating into MAKRRLEIVNQKGLHARASAKLVEVVEGFDAQAEVSKDGLSASGDSIMGLLMLAASRGSFIDVQTSGPDAEALAEALSALVADKFGEGA; encoded by the coding sequence ATGGCCAAGCGAAGACTTGAGATCGTCAACCAGAAGGGTCTGCATGCGCGGGCTTCGGCCAAGCTTGTCGAGGTGGTCGAGGGCTTCGACGCACAGGCCGAGGTCAGCAAGGACGGTTTGTCTGCCTCCGGCGACAGCATAATGGGGCTTTTGATGTTGGCAGCGTCCCGCGGAAGCTTTATTGACGTGCAAACCTCGGGTCCGGACGCCGAGGCGCTGGCCGAAGCGCTGAGCGCGCTCGTCGCGGACAAGTTCGGCGAGGGCGCCTGA